The nucleotide sequence CTGGAAAAGGGATAAAAGAACCAAAAAATTTAAAAGCAACTATAGGAACACCTATATCAGAACTTTTAAAAAATTGTGGTTATATAGAGGAAAAGGTAGAAAAAGTTGTAATGGGTGGTCCTATGATGGGGATGGCTCAATTGACTTTAGAAGTTCCAGTAATCAAAGGGACATCAGGTTTACTAGCTTTAACAAAAAATGAAACGAATTTTTGTAAACCAAAAGCATGTATAGGATGTGGAAAGTGTGTTGATGCTTGCCCTATGTCTTTAGAGCCAATAATGTATGCTAGATTAGCAGAGTTTTCACAATGGGAAGAAATGGCAAAATATAATTTAATGGATTGTATTGAATGTGGATCTTGTGCATATATTTGTCCAGCTAATAGACCATTAACAGAAGCTATAAAAATTGGAAAAGCTAAACTTAGAACTATAAAGAAGTAGGAGGAAAAAAGTGGCAAAAATTTTAAAAATGGGGCCATCGCCTCATATAAGAACTAAGGAAACTGTTGACGATGTAATGTATGATGTAATAATTGCATTGTTACCAGCACTTTTAGCAGCATGTTATTTTTTTGGAATTAGAGCGATTGTAGTTACAGCAGTATCTATATTATCATGTATGGTAACAGAATTTATATGTCAAAAATTAATGAAACAAGATGTCCAAATTTTTGATGGAAGTGCAATTATAACAGGAGTTTTATATGCATTTGTAATTCCGCCATATATGTCTTTAACTTATGTTGTGATTGGAGCAGTTGTTTCAATAGCACTAGGAAAAATGGTTTTTGGTGGATTAGGTCACAATATATTTAATCCAGCACTGGTAGGAAGAGCTTTTGTTCAAGCTTCTTGGCCTGTTGCTATAACAACATTTATGTATGATGATATGGGAGGAGCCACTTTATTAGATGCTATGAAAAGAGGACTACCAACAGATACAGCATTAATTGATAGCGGAAATCTTTATTTGAATACATTTATAGGGAAAATGGGAGGATGTTTAGGAGAAACGTCAGCTTTAGCATTATTATTAGGAGGACTATATTTAATTTATAAAAAGCAAATAGATTGGAAAGTTCCTACAATAATGATTGGAACAGTATTTATTGCTTCTTTAGTAGCAGGATCAAATCCATTTTTACATATTTTTTCAGGTGGATTATTTTTAGGAGCATTCTTTATGGCTACAGATATGGTAACATCTCCACATACACCTAAAGGAAGAGCTATATTTGCTTTTGGAATTGGAGTACTAGTTTCTCTTATAAGATTTAAAGGCGGATATCCAGAAGGTGTTGCCTACTCAATTCTTATAATGAATGGATTTGTTCCATTGATTAATAGATACACAAGCCCTAAAAAATTTGGGGAGGTAAAATAATGGAAAAAAATAGATTTATACACTATGGTATTGTTTTAACTTTAATAGCATCTATATCTGCTGGAATTTTATCGATAGTTAATACTGCTACTCAAAAAGTTATAAAAGAAAATGAAAAAGCAGCAGTAAATGCAGCTAGAATAATGGTACTGCCTAAAGCAGTTTCTTTTGATGAAGAAGGAATAGTTAAAGTAGATGAATTAGAGTTTATCCCTGGAAATGGTTCTAATGGTAAACCGGTAGGATATGTAGTTACAGTTTCTGAACCAGGTTATGCAGCAAATATTGATTTTGTATTAGGTATTGATAGAAGAGGTAGAGTAACAGGTTTAAATATCATCGGCAGTCAAGAAACACCAGGTTTAGGGTCAAAAATCCTTGATCCAGAATGGCAGAAAAAAGCGGTTGGAAAAGATTCAGCTTATGAATTTAATAAATCAACTGATGGATTTGCAGGAGCAACAATATCACCAAATGCCGTTTATACTGGAATAAAAAGAGCTTTAAAGAGCTTTAATAGTGGGGTGAATAAAAGATAATGGCAAAATCAAATAGAGAGATATTATTAAATGGAATTATTAAAGAAAATCCAGTTTTTGTTCTATTATTAGGACTATGTCCAACATTAGGAGTTACATCATCATCTATTAATGGTATGGCAATGGGACTTGCAACAATGTCGGTAATTGTTTGTTCAAATATGTTAATATCAATGATTAAAAGCTTTATTCCAGATAAAGTAAGAATTCCTGCTTTTATAATGGTTATAGCATCTTTAGTAACAATTGTTGAAATGGTAATGAAAGCTTATGTTCCTGAGTTATATAAAGTTTTAGGGTTATTTATTCCTTTAATAGTTGTTAACTGTATAGTTTTAGGTAGAGCAGAGAGCTTTGCTTCAAAAAATACTGTATTTAAATCACTATTAGATGGAATTGGTGCTGGACTTGGATTTACACTAGCATTGACACTATTAGGAACAATTAGAGAAATTTTAGGAAATGGAACAGCTTTTGGTATTTCAGTTACACCAGTTTCATTTACACCAGCTTTAATATTTGTATTAGCACCTGGAGCTTTTATAACAATTGGATGTATAATTGCGACTCAAAACTATATTAAAGCTAAAAAGAATGGGGTGAAATAAAAATGGATTTTGCAAAAATTTTTAGTTTAATAATAACTGCAATTTTTATTCAAAATATAATCTTTGCTAAATTTTTAGGAATTTGTCCATTTATGGGAGTTTCAAAAAAAGTTGAATCTTCAATAGGAATGGGAATGGCAGTTACTTTTGTAATGTCATTAGCATCAGGTGTAACATGGACAATTTATAATTATTTATTAGTACCACTAAATTTAGAGTATTTACAAACAATAGCTTTTATTCTTATAATAGCTTCTTTAGTTCAATTTGTTGAAATGGCTATCCAAAAAACTTCGCCAAATTTATATAAAGCACTAGGAGTTTTCCTACCTTTAATAACAACTAACTGTGCAGTTTTAGGTATTGCTATTTTAAATATTCAACAAAATTATAACTTTATAGAATCAGTAATAAACGGAGCTGCTGTAGCGATAGGATTTACATTGGCTTTAGTTTTATTAGCGGGTATCAGAGAAAGAATAGAATATGCAGCTATACCAGGTCCATTTAAAGGTGTACCCATTGCTTTTATATCAGCAGGTCTTTTAGCAATGGCATTTATGGGCTTCAGTGGAATGCAAATATAAAGTGGAGGTAGGTTAATGGAATCAATATTATTTCCTGTTTTATCTTTAGGAGGAACAGGGTTAGCAATGGGACTATTTTTAGCCTATGCTTCTAAAAAATTTGAAGTGAAGGTTGATGAAAAAGTAGAAGCTATTCAAGAAATTCTACCTGGAATAAATTGTGGAGCATGCGGTTATCCAGGTTGTTCAGGGTATGCAGAAGCAATAGCTTTACATGGAGCAGAAATGACAGCTTGTTCTCCTGGGGGTCCTGCTGTAGCTTCTGAAATTGCAAAAGTTATGGGAGCAACAGTTGATTTATCAGGACCTAAAATGGTAGCTAAATTATTATGCCAAGGAGATTGTACAAAAACAAGTAAAACATATGAGTTTCAAGGTGAATTAACAACTTGTGCAGCTATAAATTTATATGCAGGTGGAGATAAATCTTGTAAATATGGATGTTTAGGTTATGGAGATTGCACAAAAGTTTGTCCAGTTAATGCTATAACAGTTACAGAAAAAGGAATTGTAAATATAGATGAGGAAAAATGTGTATCTTGTAAAAAGTGTGTTACAACTTGTCCAAAAAAACTTATTGAGATGTTGCCGATGAATAAAAGAGTAACTGTAAATTGTATGTCAAGAGATAAGGGTGTTGTAGCAAGAAAAGCTTGTACTGCAGCTTGTATAGCTTGTGGACTTTGTCAAAAAGCGTGTCCAGTAGATGCTATTGAAATAAAAAATAATGTGGCAAGAATTAATCCAGATAAATGTGTAGAATGTGGATTATGTGCTGTAAAATGCCCGACTAAAGCTATAAGTAGCGAAGTAAAAGAAATAAAAAAAGCAGAAATAATAGAAGAAAAATGTATAGGATGTACAGCTTGTGCTAGAGTTTGTCCAGTGAAATGTATTGAAGGAGAGGTAAAGCAGAAACATAAAATTGATCAGTCAAAATGTATAGGATGTCAATTATGCTATGATAAATGTAAATTCTCAGCAATAAAAATAAATATTCAAAATTTATAAAAATAAGGATGAGGAAATCCTCATCCTTATTTTATTATTTTACAGCTACAACTTCAATTTCAACTTTAACATCTCTAGGTAATCTAGCAACCTCTACACATGCTCTAGCAGGTTTAACTTCACCTAAGTATTCAGCATAAACTTCGTTGATAGCAGCAAAGTCGTTCATATCTTTAATAAAAACACCAGCTTTAACAACATCATTTAATGAGTAACCAGCTTCCTCAAGGATAGCTTTAACATTTTCTAAAGATTGTCTAGTTTGCTCTTTAACATCATCAGATATAACAGTCATAGTTTCAGGTACAAATGGAATTTGACCAGAAACGTATAAAGTTCCATTAACCTCAATAGCTTGAGAATAAGGACCAATTGCTGCTGGAGCTTTTGCAGTATTAATAACTTTTTTCATTCTAAAAACCTCCTAATTAAATTTAGATGACTAGATTTTAACATAAAATATTGCTATAAACAACTAAGAAAATCTTAATTTTCAAGATGTTTCAAAAGTCTTTATGTGAATTTTTTCTTAATTGTACATATTTTTTATTATTTAGAATATAAATTATAGTTAAAAATTGTTAAGTATATATTAAATGTGTTAAATGTTCATTAAATTGTTTCGAAAATAAACACAAAATATTAAAAAGTACTTTACTTTTTGTAAAAACTAGAGTATAATTGCTTCTGTGAGAAAAAAAGTTTATGCTAAACATTTGTTATTTTTATAACAAAGTTAGCAAGGAAAGAGGGAAAATGGAATTATTAAAAGGTTCAGTGTTATTATTATTGGTTTTAGCATTCTTTACTGGTTTTAGCTTAAAAGCACCAAGAGGAATGAAGGCTATGGGTGCTCTAGCAGGAGCAGCAACAGCAAGTTTCCTAGTAGAAGCTTTTCAATTATATGTTGGTGGAGATCTTTTAGGAATTAAATTTTTAGGTGAAGTTGGAGCGTCAGCAGGATCAATGGGAGGAGTTGCAGCAGCAATTTTAGTACCATTAGCTTTAGGTGTAAGTCCTGTTTATGCAGTTATGTTAGGTGTAGTTTGCGGAGGAATGGGAATCATCCCTGGATTTATCGCCGGATACATAATGTCATTCATAATACCTAAATTAGAAGAGAAAATCCCTGATGGATTAGATTTAATTGTTATTATTTGTTTAGCAGCACCTTTAGGAAGAGGAATTGCACAATTCGTTTCTCCTGGAGTTACATTTGCTTTACAAACAATTGGAGATATAATTATAGCAGCTCAGTCAGCTAGTCCTTATGTAATGGCATTTATCTTAGGAGGAGTTATAACAGTAGTTGCAACAGCTCCAATAAGTTCAATGGCTTTAACAGCAATGTTAGGATTAACAGGATTACCAATGGCAATCGGAGCATTATCAGTAATGGCATCTTCATTCATGAACTTTGTATTCTTTGATAGAATGAAGTTCGGAGATAGATCGACAACAATAGCTGTTGCAATCGAGCCATTAACTCAAGCAGATATAATATCTGCAAATCCAATTCCAGTATTTGCAACTAACTTTGTTGGTGGAGGAATAGCTGGAATGATTGTTAACTACTTTGGATTAATAAATAATGCAACAGGAACAGCAACTCCAATAGCTGGATTTGCAGTAATGTTTGGATTCAACCCTGCTAAAGAGGTATTAATAACTGCTGGATTATGTGCAGTTGCAGGTATCGCAACAGGTTATGTTGGTTCAATAGTATTTAAGAATTACAAAATAAAAACTGTTTCTGAAATAAGAGGATAATAGTTATTAGAAAGTTCCAGTAAAACTGGAACTTTTTTTTTAGCAAAAATTTGATAAAAAATAAAAAATAATGTATACTCATGAGAATGTACAAAAAAATAAAGGGGGCAAAAATGAATATAAAAGCAAAGGGAGACTTTAGAGGATTAATTCCTTTCTTAGTTTTCATTGGATTTTATTTAGGAAGTGGAGTCATTTTAGATTCTATGGGCGTAGAGCTGGCATTTTATCAATTACCAGCACCAGTTGCGATATTTCCAGGAATAATCGTAGCATTTTTAATATTTAAAGGTACTATAAAAGAAAAGTTTGAAACATTTTTAGAAGGATGTGGACATCAAGATATTATAACAATGTGTATAATTTATCTTTTGGCTGGAGGTTTTGCAATTGTTTCTAAATCTATGGGAGGAGTTGAATCAACTGTAAATTTAGGTTTAACTTATATACCATCACATTATATAGCGCCAGGTTTATTCGTAATAGCAGGATTTATTTCGACTGCAACAGGAACTTCTGTAGGTTCAATAGTTTCATTAGCACCAATAGCTGTTGGTTTAGCAGATAAAAGTGGAGTGTCAATGCCTTTAGTTTTAGCAGCTTTAATGGGTGGAGCTATGTTTGGAGATAATCTGTCAATAATTTCAGATACAACAATTGCAGCTACAAGAACTCAAGGTGTAGAGATGAAAGATAAGTTCAGAGTAAATATAAAAATTGCCGCACCAGCAGCATTTTTAACTTTAATATTGTTAATTGTATTTGGAAAACCTGATGTTGCAACAGAATCAGGAGTATATGCTTTTAATATAATAAAAGTATTACCATATATATTTGTTTTAACACTTTCGTTGATAGGTATTAATGTTTTCGTGGTATTAACAGCAGGAATAGGTTTATCAGGAGCAATAGGATTATTTTATGGAGACTTTACATGGCTTGGTTATGCAAAAGAGATTTATAATGGATTTACAGGTATGACTGAAATATTTTTACTATCTCTTTTAACTGGAGGACTGGCATCTTTAGTTACTAAAGCTGGTGGAGTAGATTGGATAATGAGTACAATTGAAAAAAGAATAAAAGGAGTAAAGAGTGCTCAGATTGGAATGGGATTACTAGTAACTTTAACAGATATGGCTGTGGCAAATAACACAGTTGCAATAATAATAAATGGTCCTATAGCTAAAAAAATATCAGATAGATATAAAGTAGATCCTAAAAAAACAGCATCAGTATTAGATATTTTTTCATGTATAACTCAAGGTGCAATACCTTATGGAGCACAAATGCTTATAATGTTAAGTTTTGCAGAAGGAAAAGTTTCGCCTTTTGATATAATACCACTTCTTTGGTATCAAATGATATTGGCTATATTTACAATTGGTTATATTTTTTATAATCCAAAAGAATCTTAAAAAGGAAGATGCAAAATGTCTATTTCTAAAAATTATCTTTATAATGTTTTATTAATAATTAGTAATACAATATTTCCTATAATAACATTTCCTTATATTTCAAGAGTGTTAATGCCAGAATATTTGGGAAAAGTATATTTTGTTCAAGGTGTTGTAGCATATTTTTTAATATTATCAGTACTTGGAGCTCCAAATTATGGAATAAAAGAACTATCAAAAGCTAAAGGAACAGGGGATTGGGTTGAATTTAAAAAAATATTTACAGAGTTATTTATAATGACCATTTTTAGTAGTATAGGATCTTTAGCTCTTTTATTAGTAACGGTACAAGTATATGGAAAATTTTCTGCAGAAAAAATGATATTTTATATATTTGCAATGCAAGTATTATTTGAATGTTTTCAAATCAATCATTTTTTTATTGTTATGGAAAATCATAAACGTAGATTAATAAGGTCTTTTGCAATAAGAATTTTATCTTTAGGATTTTTATTTTATTTTATAAAAACTCCTAGTGATTATTATTTATATGCTTTACTTTTAGTTGTTCCGGAAGTTTTAGCAAGAATTATAGATGTTATAAGTGTAAGAAAATATTTTTATTTTAAAGATTTAAATTTTAAGAGACATACGAGTAATATGTTTATAATTTTTCTTTATATATTTACAATAGGAATTTATGGAAGTATTGATACAACAATGTTAGGAATCATGATAAATGATGTTGAAGTAGGATTATATACGGCAGCAGTGAAAATGTATAAAATGGTTTTACCTGTTATTTTGACATTAGGAACGGTTTTATCTCCCAGAATAATAGGAGCAATTAAAAGAAAAGAAAAAACTAATATCTATAAAAATATAGATGTATTTATAGATTATTGTTTTATAATTGGAGTTCCTGCAACTTTATTGATGATGTTATTAGCTAGAGAATTTACATTACTATTTTCAGGAGTAGGATTTAAAGGTTCTATAGATACAATGATAATAATGTCACCATGTTTAGGTTTTCTGGCACTAGGTTCTTTTATAGGTGGTCAAATTATGCTTCCAAATGATTTAGAAAAAGATATTTTATTTATATCTATTTTTGGTGTATTTTTGAATATTGGATTGAATTATTTTTTAATTCCAATATATTTAAGAAACGGAGCAGCTTTGGCAACACTGGTAACAGAGATAATAGTAGCTTTGGTAAAAATTTATAAGATGAAAAAACTTTATACAGATTATCATATTTTAAATAAAGATAGAATATTAACAGTTTTACTGGGAAGTTTAATAGCATATATAATTTATATAAATATAGATTTAGTTAGAAAATTTGGAGATTTAATATCCCTTTTAACAGTTCCTGTAATATATGGGATTTTCTATTTTGTTATTTTAATAATTTTAAAAAATAAAAGAGTTTTAATGTGGTTAGATTTTATAAAAAAAAGATTGCATATTTAGTGCAATCTTTTTTATTTATAAATTTTATCTAAGTTTTCTTTTAATTTAGAAACGCTGTTATTAGTTAGGTGAACAATTGGAATGTTTTGTGTTTTACAAACTTTGTTGCAGTTGTTTAATAGATTATGGCTGACTAAATTTGTAAAAATAATGCACATTTCACAATTTTTAATTTTTTTACAAAAATTAGGACACTGAGTATTATAAACTTTACCTTTTAAATTATATGATTTTAATAAATCTAAATATTCTCTTTCTCCTCTTTTTAACCCACCTACAATAGCAATCATTTAAAAATTCCCCCCTTTTATGAAACTTTGATATTTTCTTTATTTTTAAAATTTATATATCTTTCACACTGTTTTTTTCGATCATATCCAAGCATAATTCCTAAAATAAAATCTTCTTCAGGTGTATAGTCTGATAAGTTTGATTTATTGATTTTTTTTATTACATCGATACAAGAACTATCACCAAAGAATATATTATATCTTCCGTTTTTAATTTTATATATCTTGTAATCAATTTTTTTTAATTGTAATCTTTTTTCTACAAAATCTAATAAATCTTCAGAAATTGTATGTAAGATTAAATTTCTAATTCCTTTTTCATATTCATAAATGTGAT is from Candidatus Cetobacterium colombiensis and encodes:
- a CDS encoding DUF2325 domain-containing protein, producing MIAIVGGLKRGEREYLDLLKSYNLKGKVYNTQCPNFCKKIKNCEMCIIFTNLVSHNLLNNCNKVCKTQNIPIVHLTNNSVSKLKENLDKIYK
- a CDS encoding DUF2023 family protein, with protein sequence MQVFIHHIYEYEKGIRNLILHTISEDLLDFVEKRLQLKKIDYKIYKIKNGRYNIFFGDSSCIDVIKKINKSNLSDYTPEEDFILGIMLGYDRKKQCERYINFKNKENIKVS
- a CDS encoding flippase, producing the protein MSISKNYLYNVLLIISNTIFPIITFPYISRVLMPEYLGKVYFVQGVVAYFLILSVLGAPNYGIKELSKAKGTGDWVEFKKIFTELFIMTIFSSIGSLALLLVTVQVYGKFSAEKMIFYIFAMQVLFECFQINHFFIVMENHKRRLIRSFAIRILSLGFLFYFIKTPSDYYLYALLLVVPEVLARIIDVISVRKYFYFKDLNFKRHTSNMFIIFLYIFTIGIYGSIDTTMLGIMINDVEVGLYTAAVKMYKMVLPVILTLGTVLSPRIIGAIKRKEKTNIYKNIDVFIDYCFIIGVPATLLMMLLAREFTLLFSGVGFKGSIDTMIIMSPCLGFLALGSFIGGQIMLPNDLEKDILFISIFGVFLNIGLNYFLIPIYLRNGAALATLVTEIIVALVKIYKMKKLYTDYHILNKDRILTVLLGSLIAYIIYINIDLVRKFGDLISLLTVPVIYGIFYFVILIILKNKRVLMWLDFIKKRLHI
- a CDS encoding RidA family protein; translation: MKKVINTAKAPAAIGPYSQAIEVNGTLYVSGQIPFVPETMTVISDDVKEQTRQSLENVKAILEEAGYSLNDVVKAGVFIKDMNDFAAINEVYAEYLGEVKPARACVEVARLPRDVKVEIEVVAVK
- a CDS encoding RnfABCDGE type electron transport complex subunit B; translated protein: MESILFPVLSLGGTGLAMGLFLAYASKKFEVKVDEKVEAIQEILPGINCGACGYPGCSGYAEAIALHGAEMTACSPGGPAVASEIAKVMGATVDLSGPKMVAKLLCQGDCTKTSKTYEFQGELTTCAAINLYAGGDKSCKYGCLGYGDCTKVCPVNAITVTEKGIVNIDEEKCVSCKKCVTTCPKKLIEMLPMNKRVTVNCMSRDKGVVARKACTAACIACGLCQKACPVDAIEIKNNVARINPDKCVECGLCAVKCPTKAISSEVKEIKKAEIIEEKCIGCTACARVCPVKCIEGEVKQKHKIDQSKCIGCQLCYDKCKFSAIKINIQNL
- a CDS encoding electron transport complex subunit E; this encodes MAKSNREILLNGIIKENPVFVLLLGLCPTLGVTSSSINGMAMGLATMSVIVCSNMLISMIKSFIPDKVRIPAFIMVIASLVTIVEMVMKAYVPELYKVLGLFIPLIVVNCIVLGRAESFASKNTVFKSLLDGIGAGLGFTLALTLLGTIREILGNGTAFGISVTPVSFTPALIFVLAPGAFITIGCIIATQNYIKAKKNGVK
- a CDS encoding RnfABCDGE type electron transport complex subunit D; translated protein: MAKILKMGPSPHIRTKETVDDVMYDVIIALLPALLAACYFFGIRAIVVTAVSILSCMVTEFICQKLMKQDVQIFDGSAIITGVLYAFVIPPYMSLTYVVIGAVVSIALGKMVFGGLGHNIFNPALVGRAFVQASWPVAITTFMYDDMGGATLLDAMKRGLPTDTALIDSGNLYLNTFIGKMGGCLGETSALALLLGGLYLIYKKQIDWKVPTIMIGTVFIASLVAGSNPFLHIFSGGLFLGAFFMATDMVTSPHTPKGRAIFAFGIGVLVSLIRFKGGYPEGVAYSILIMNGFVPLINRYTSPKKFGEVK
- a CDS encoding PTS sugar transporter subunit IIC gives rise to the protein MELLKGSVLLLLVLAFFTGFSLKAPRGMKAMGALAGAATASFLVEAFQLYVGGDLLGIKFLGEVGASAGSMGGVAAAILVPLALGVSPVYAVMLGVVCGGMGIIPGFIAGYIMSFIIPKLEEKIPDGLDLIVIICLAAPLGRGIAQFVSPGVTFALQTIGDIIIAAQSASPYVMAFILGGVITVVATAPISSMALTAMLGLTGLPMAIGALSVMASSFMNFVFFDRMKFGDRSTTIAVAIEPLTQADIISANPIPVFATNFVGGGIAGMIVNYFGLINNATGTATPIAGFAVMFGFNPAKEVLITAGLCAVAGIATGYVGSIVFKNYKIKTVSEIRG
- a CDS encoding RnfABCDGE type electron transport complex subunit G — encoded protein: MEKNRFIHYGIVLTLIASISAGILSIVNTATQKVIKENEKAAVNAARIMVLPKAVSFDEEGIVKVDELEFIPGNGSNGKPVGYVVTVSEPGYAANIDFVLGIDRRGRVTGLNIIGSQETPGLGSKILDPEWQKKAVGKDSAYEFNKSTDGFAGATISPNAVYTGIKRALKSFNSGVNKR
- the rsxA gene encoding electron transport complex subunit RsxA: MDFAKIFSLIITAIFIQNIIFAKFLGICPFMGVSKKVESSIGMGMAVTFVMSLASGVTWTIYNYLLVPLNLEYLQTIAFILIIASLVQFVEMAIQKTSPNLYKALGVFLPLITTNCAVLGIAILNIQQNYNFIESVINGAAVAIGFTLALVLLAGIRERIEYAAIPGPFKGVPIAFISAGLLAMAFMGFSGMQI
- a CDS encoding Na+/H+ antiporter NhaC family protein — protein: MNIKAKGDFRGLIPFLVFIGFYLGSGVILDSMGVELAFYQLPAPVAIFPGIIVAFLIFKGTIKEKFETFLEGCGHQDIITMCIIYLLAGGFAIVSKSMGGVESTVNLGLTYIPSHYIAPGLFVIAGFISTATGTSVGSIVSLAPIAVGLADKSGVSMPLVLAALMGGAMFGDNLSIISDTTIAATRTQGVEMKDKFRVNIKIAAPAAFLTLILLIVFGKPDVATESGVYAFNIIKVLPYIFVLTLSLIGINVFVVLTAGIGLSGAIGLFYGDFTWLGYAKEIYNGFTGMTEIFLLSLLTGGLASLVTKAGGVDWIMSTIEKRIKGVKSAQIGMGLLVTLTDMAVANNTVAIIINGPIAKKISDRYKVDPKKTASVLDIFSCITQGAIPYGAQMLIMLSFAEGKVSPFDIIPLLWYQMILAIFTIGYIFYNPKES